The Cervus elaphus chromosome 22, mCerEla1.1, whole genome shotgun sequence genome has a window encoding:
- the MED21 gene encoding mediator of RNA polymerase II transcription subunit 21 isoform X1 has translation MADRLTQLQDAVNSLADQFCNAIGVLQQCGPPASFSNIQTAINKDQPANPTEEYAQLFAALIARTAKDIDVLIDSLPSEESTAALQAASLYKLEEENHEAATSLEDVVYRGDMLLEKIQSALADIAQSQLKTRSGTHSQSLPDS, from the exons ATGGCGGATCGGCTCACGCAGCTGCAGGACGCCGTGAACTCG CTTGCAGATCAGTTTTGTAATGCCATTGGAGTGCTGCAGCAGTGTGGCCCTCCTGCCTCCTTTAGTAACATCCAGACAGCCATTAACAAAGATCAGCCGGCTAACCCTACAGAAG AATATGCCCAGCTTTTTGCAGCGCTGATTGCACGAACAGCAAAAGACATTGATGTTCTGATAGATTCCTTACCCAGTGAAGAATCTACAGCTGCTTTACAG GCTGCTAGCTTATATAAGCTGGAAGAGGAAAACCACGAGGCTGCTACCAGTCTGGAGGATGTTGTCTACCGAGGGGACATGCTTCTGGAAAAGATACAGAGTGCACTTGCTGATATTGCACAGTCCCAGCTGAAGACAAGAAGCGGTACCCATAGCCAGTCTCTTCCAGACTCATAG
- the MED21 gene encoding mediator of RNA polymerase II transcription subunit 21 isoform X2 gives MADRLTQLQDAVNSLADQFCNAIGVLQQCGPPASFSNIQTAINKDQPANPTEVLSFSRICPAFCSADCTNSKRH, from the exons ATGGCGGATCGGCTCACGCAGCTGCAGGACGCCGTGAACTCG CTTGCAGATCAGTTTTGTAATGCCATTGGAGTGCTGCAGCAGTGTGGCCCTCCTGCCTCCTTTAGTAACATCCAGACAGCCATTAACAAAGATCAGCCGGCTAACCCTACAGAAG TGCTGTCTTTCTCTAGAATATGCCCAGCTTTTTGCAGCGCTGATTGCACGAACAGCAAAAGACATTGA